In Chaetodon trifascialis isolate fChaTrf1 chromosome 23, fChaTrf1.hap1, whole genome shotgun sequence, the following proteins share a genomic window:
- the dok1b gene encoding docking protein 1b, with the protein MDTHIKEGQLYVQHQKFGKKWKKNWFVLYPASQNGIARLEFYDSPSGGGGGAGGGSGSGSNEKTRKLDKKIIRLSECISILPALTESCPKENMAAFCVETNDKTHVFAAEKNATKDWMDIMCDIAFQGGSGCSNSTAADPNGGPQDLQMSENLIYYSREEVNEFWVSVQRTEASERCGLTGSYWLKAEKDVLILKEPKSKRNVLVWPYKLLRRYGRDRVMFSFEAGRRCDSGPGNFTFETKQGNEIFLLVDQAIQSQKLQAEERHLSCNFDADCPASLQHIRNAAPGSGDSSSCSSREADGDSGGSKPGSADGVLGKREGADGGGGRGQGAAGALKGRSLPEPPAMLGALGGGGVAAKGLSSTDEHAGLYSEPADSVRLPLTASDCLYSDPVDSIKGQSQSSCPSTPPVPNPRLRPVGDEASGGGVQGDHHHIGSNHRKPPDLYSHVYDRINLELNVKTSGLSLNGATGGGRGGGRGVNSNRRPPGGQAEGAPEACPSEHIYDEPEGRAKGGANMPASLGMSIYDEARLEPRNPWRQEEVVAPSGSEGNYSTPSHGKLSESHRHSPPQLGPSRGTPQPLAPRWPKPVTAPKPARSAFARKEPVPLPPGKHASPGSNVNNNNNIWGGGGGGGGGRELYSKVSKQKPPSANSWYSQHQQAPLRSPDIIYDNLGDI; encoded by the exons AAATGGAAGAAGAACTGGTTCGTCCTCTACCCCGCCAGCCAAAACGGCATCGCCCGCCTCGAGTTCTACGACTCACCATCAGGCGGAGGGGGTGGCGCCGGCGGAGGCTCGGGAAGCGGGTCCAATGAGAAAACCAGGAAGCTCGACAAGAAGATCATCCGCTTGTCCGAGTGCATTTCCATCCTGCCGGCGCTGACGGAGAGCTGCCCCAAGGAAAACATGGCCGCCTTCTGCGTGGAGACCAACGACAAGACGCACGTGTTTGCTGCAGAGAAGAACGCCACCAAGGACTGGATGGATATCATGTGTGACATCGCATTTCAG GGAGGAAGTGGCTGCAGCAACAGCACTGCTGCAGACCCTAACGGAGGGCCGCAAGACCTGCAGATGTCTGAAAACCTCATCTACTACTCCAGAGAGGAGG tGAACGAGTTTTGGGTGAGCGTTCAGCGCACAGAGGCGTCGGAGCGCTGCGGGCTAACGGGGAGCTACTGGCTGAAAGCGGAAAAGGACGTCTTAATCTTGAAGGAGCCAAAGAGCAAGAGGAATGTCCTGGTGTGGCCCTACAAGCTGCTGAGGAGATACGGGAGAGACCGG gtgATGTTTTCGTTCGAGGCCGGCCGGCGCTGCGACTCGGGTCCTGGCAACTTCACCTTCGAGACCAAGCAAGGCAATGAGATCTTCCTGCTGGTGGATCAGGCCATCCAGTCGCAGAAGCTGCAAGCTGAGGAGCGCCACCTCAGCTGCAACTTTGACGCAGACTGCCCTGCGTCGCTGCAGCACATACGCAACGCCGCTCCGGGAAGcggagacagcagcagctgcagcagtcggGAGGCAGACGGCGATTCCGGTGGCAGCAAGCCGGGCTCTGCTGATGGCGTGCTTGGGAAGAGAGAGggtgcagatggaggaggaggaaggggacaAGGAGCAGCGGGAGCACTCAAAGGGAGGAGTTTACCAGAACCACCAGCCATGTTGGGGGCtttgggaggaggaggggtggcaGCAAAAGGTCTTTCCTCCACCGATGAACATGCAGGTCTTTATTCAGAGCCAGCAGATTCAGTCCGTCTGCCTCTGACGGCCTCTGACTGCCTTTACTCCGACCCAGTGGACAGCATCAAGggtcaaagccaaagcagctgcCCATCCACCCCTCCAGTGCCCAACCCGCGCCTCCGACCAGTAGGAGACGAGGCTTCGGGAGGTGGCGTCCAAGGGGATCATCACCATATTGGCAGCAACCACAGGAAGCCGCCGGACCTGTACTCACATGTGTACGACCGGATCAACCTGGAGCTGAACGTGAAAACGAGCGGCCTGAGTCTGAACGGGGCTacagggggaggaagagggggagggagaggggtgaACAGTAACAGGCGACCCCCAGGAGGTCAAGCAGAAGGGGCTCCGGAGGCTTGTCCTTCGGAGCACATATACGATGAACCAGAGGGTCGCGCCAAAGGAGGCGCGAACATGCCCGCCAGTTTGGGGATGAGTATTTACGATGAGGCTCGTTTGGAGCCCCGCAACCCGTggagacaggaagaggtggTGGCCCCATCAGGATCGGAGGGAAATTATAGCACCCCCTCCCACGGAAAGCTGTCAGAGTCCCACAGAcactctcctccacagctgggGCCGAGCCGTGGCACACCCCAACCTCTGGCTCCAAGGTGGCCCAAACCCGTCACCGCCCCCAAGCCGGCCAGGAGCGCTTTTGCTCGCAAGGAGCCGGTGCCTCTGCCTCCTGGGAAACATGCAAGCCCTGGGAGTAATgtgaacaataacaacaatatttggggaggagggggaggaggaggagggggccgGGAGCTGTACAGCAAAGTGTCGAAACAGAAACCTCCATCTGCTAATTCGTGGTACAGCCAGCACCAGCAGGCGCCGCTGAGATCACCTGACATCATATATGACAACCTGGGAGATATTTGA